Part of the Thunnus albacares chromosome 11, fThuAlb1.1, whole genome shotgun sequence genome, agaaaaaaagagatcttaaaaaaaaaaaaaactaaacgtGAGAGCATTTGTGCAAATGTGAAGGACAACACTGGGGAGATAAGGGAATTAACAACTGTCTATCAAGATGTCAGCACACGTCCCTGTCTacatgtctttctttctgttctgtGCTCACATTAAAGGAACATATACTGACTTAAATGAATTAGTTTTCTAATAAGATGGCTACTAGTCTCTCATCTCAAATGCCCTGCTTCTTCTTATTGCATATAATATACTATTGATAGATGATCTAATGCTTCACTCACTGGTGGATTTTCTTGCTGCCTCTGGACTCTGATAACATCTGATTTGAACACTGACTGATGTGAAGTCaagtttaaaatgtatttctgacTCAGAATTCAATTAGAATAATGAAGCCCACGGTCCGGCGTTACTGTTGTGATGTGCTAATGAAACTGACTTTGATCTAAAATAAGTTAGGAAGCTAAAAAGCATCCTGGACCCATGTGTGGAATTCAAACAGTCCTGATCTGCTGAGGTTCATGTCAGGGAGCTCAACACAGAGCATGCGCACATTAGAGggataaaagagaaaaaaaacagtagcaCAAATAGAGATAAACATATGAGAggaaaaataacagcaaaatggTTGACAAGTGAATGTCATTTGTCCCTCACTcttcctgttttcctctgttaTCCCATCATCACTCACACTGAAAAAACCCATAAGCCCCATTTATTGGCTTTTACTGAAAGGTAAAACTGTCATAAGAATTTTCAGTGACTGTCAATAATATATGAATTATTCATGTAGTATCAATTCATAAATACAATATCATatctattttgtattttctgattaatccttttatttcttctcacTATTCAGTAGCAACTagaaacaaactgttttaagacacatgtTTGAACAATAGGATTTTCTCCCTGAAAGGTTTTCTCTCGTACATGTCAAACAGTACTCCTCAAAACAAATGTTGGCAGTAGAATAACAGATGTGCAGTCGGAACGATACCTTTACAGCCAAATGCTTTTACTAGTAAATATCCAAATACAGCCATTTACGCATCACATACCTGCAACCAAACACTGAAAGCAGTTAAAGTAAATGAGTCATTGCCAAAATGtgaaagatgtatttaaaaaaatacattggaGGCTGGTCTAATTGGACTCTCATTTTTAATTCCTTATCATTTCACTCAGGGATTGTAAGCAGCATCCCTGCACGGGTATCAAATCCTGCTGTCTAAACTGGCAGAAATATATCCATTTCTACATGTGCACAATGGGATCCCATGTGCATGTGCTGCAACAGCTTGAACGATCTGTTCAACAATGGAAGACAGCCTTTGCTGCACATGTTCGAGtgggtttcctcccacagtccagAGACATGCAAGTGCTTTAGAGACTTGCATGCTGtactgtgtgtaaatgtgggtGTGAGTCAGTGATTGTTTGTAGGCTGATGTCTGTGGCAACCCTGTGACGGACTGGCGAATGATCCAGGGTGTTTCCCTGCATATTATGAAAGTGTGGGGATGATGCACAGTATGATTTGGCATGATTTCATGTTCTCAAGATCATAAGAGacaaaatcaatcaaatgtAGGATTATTTGGACATATTTCATGAAACATATTCTTGTGATTATTTTAATGTAGgttggttcttttttttaaagaatatgaCACATTTATTGACAGTAAACGATCATCCTGTTGCGAATGTACATTCCCAATCTGAAATATTCATTTACACATATGCAGGGGTGTGAAAATATCTTGGCTATCAATTTATAGCTCCAAATACATTTGAGTCATCTTGCAGAAAAACATCTATCAAGgctcattttatcattttagttACAGCAGCCGCTACTTATGTGGTGTGTCACCCAGCTGTATTATGTACGATAGACCTGCATAGGCGGTCACAAGTCTGTCTCTGTAATCTGTTGCCTCTCTTTTATGGTTTCAACTCAGGGAAGTCAACAATAAATTTTAACCTTGgttgaaacactgaaacaaatcaGAGGGCTAGTTTAGGTCTTCAAAAAAGGCTTTCCCAAATCTTCAAGCATGACTCAAGATAAGTATCTGGCAACTAAATTAGTATTTGGCAAGTAAACATCAATACAAAGTTGCAGtgcaaaacatttgaatattaaaattGGAGTTATCTGAATATTTTTCTTGTCCATCTATTggttaattaattttaaatgaactTGTCACGGAGGCCTGCTCAAGCAATGACCCAGTGGAAGCAGGGTCTATGTGCTACCAAATTGTTAATGCGCACATAAAGGAAGACAAACTGCTCCCCACACttaaataaattcattatttagAGTCATTCATGTGTCTACAGTAACCCCTAAAGAAATCTCTCTCCTAAAGATAATTTTCATTCCTGTCCAAACTGCACATTTTCCAACTTTTTCAAGCCAAATTGAGCCTGAGTGATATATTGAGCCCAtgaaacccaaagatgttccCTCTGGGAGGATGTCCCCAGACCCCTACAGAGGTTATGTTATTGCCTCTGCACTATAAGCCCCTGATGTTGTATAATCCTGCTCATGGCCCTGAATGTAAGGCCAATtctttcatgtctgtttttgaaTGAAACACATAATCCAAGTCTGGCTGGCTTTACACTAACGTAGTCAAATAATTGTGCTCTCACAGCAGAGGTGCACCAATCGACTCTCCATTTATCCACAGTCCCTGGCAGAGTGAACCCTCCAATTTGTGTGCAGCTGGACCCTTTCATTATATACACTTGAAATGATAATGACATCATGTGTGCACAGCTGCACTATTTGCATCCGCATGACCTGCAGCTGAATTTGTGTGACAAAACGGATCCTCTCGCAATATTTACTGCTTGTGCAATTTAATAACAGGGCTGACGTTGGATAGAAAATAGGTGCAATGCCTGGAAATGGCAAGTCAGAGCCTGGGAAACTTCATGGTCAGGATTTCTGTAATCCTGAACACAATGAGAAGTACAGACCCATCGACACACAGCTGCCACATACATTTCCCTTCTGTTCTTCTGGGTTAAAATAGTGTGACAGATGTTGTTGAGCTGGCAGCGACAGTGCTATGATGGGCTGAGGTGCCGGGGTAGGGCACATCTCTTTGAGGCTGACTCTTTGATTCCCCATTGAGTAAGCTTTTAAAAGGTTGGAGGTGGAGATGATCGCCAGGGTTTTGTTACAATGAGCACCATGCGCAGAAGTTAAGAAGATATGACGATCGTCAAAGGGCTGAGAATAACATGGTAGaagattttatttcatctgaACAGGTTTAACAAATACAACTCTACCAAGCAAGCACATACACTTACAATCATGTCAGTGATAGATCTGCTATGAGTGCCTATTAGATAATACAAAGTTGGCCAAACAGTGATCAAGCAAGCCTAGAAGTTACAATGACACTGAATACTAATCGCTGCTTGTCTGTTCTTGGATGCCGCTCAGTTCACACAGTGACACACTGAGTCAGATATGACTGAAACATTGACATGCAGTTCTATGAGATTGAGATGATGGTGTTTTCCATGCCATAGAGCTTCTGATGAGTGTGTCAACTCAAACTGTTCTCTGCTCACTTTTAACATCCAAATTGCATaatcttcagaaaaaaaaaagtttgtgtaaattgtttttaaaatctattttgggggcattttatgTCTCTGGTTAACCTCAGAAGTGGCAATACTGATCTCTGGCTATCTTGCAATATTTTGCAGTCACTCGCCCTTTACAAATACCATTCAACACAGCAAAAATAATACTTTTTAAAGACATTCCCCTCTAGATTTTGAAATGTCTATGTAATACATCAACATTACATGACTAGTTTACTGTTAGTTGTCCCGACAGAAGACATATTCGGTGTAGCTTGTCCAAATTTTGTCCTCGTTTGGATCATTGCTGGTGTAGGCACAGGTGCCTGTGGAGCTGCAGGCCACCATGTGGAAGCCCGCCTCTGTCAGCTTGTCAAATGCCTGCTCTAGAAAATTATACTTCAGATAGTACCGGGATGTGTATCTCTCCGGGGGCCGGTCCGGGTCTCTGCTCTCGTTTAGCGTGTCCCCAAACACTTCTTTGGCCAGGGAGGTCTTCCCGCAAACCGTGATGCGCGCCACTCTTCTGAATTTGGCGTCGGTTTGGATGTCTCTGCCAATGGTGTACGAGCCGCGGTATCCAATCGTGATATAGCCCGACTTTCTAGAGTCCAGAGAGGGGGAGCGCATGGCTCCGCTGACTGACACGGTGCGTAAAGTCTCCATGGCGCCAGAAGCGCCGCACTGCTGCGCACCTTCCTCGGTGTCACTCTGGCCGATCTCCTCGCTGATTGAGTTGTCCTTACTCATGCGGGGGCTGAGGCGTTTCGCAAGGTCCCGCAGTTGGAAAAAGTCAGCCTCCCTCTGCAGTCGACTTTTCTCGGGGAAGTAGTCCGGGAGGACCAAGTTCAGGTCCCGGAGATAATCTAGGATGTAGCGGAACAAGAAGCCGTCCCGGTCCAGGAAGAAGCGCCCTTTGCTGTCTCTCGCCAGCTCCTTGGGTGTCTTCTTGTTGAACATGGTCCACAGTAGCGAGTCTGGGACGGCGATGAGAGTTTTGTGTCTGGTTACATAGACCTGCCCGCCGACAT contains:
- the kctd12.1 gene encoding BTB/POZ domain-containing protein KCTD12.1, with the translated sequence MALADIERAGSNCGDSGSPFSEIIELNVGGQVYVTRHKTLIAVPDSLLWTMFNKKTPKELARDSKGRFFLDRDGFLFRYILDYLRDLNLVLPDYFPEKSRLQREADFFQLRDLAKRLSPRMSKDNSISEEIGQSDTEEGAQQCGASGAMETLRTVSVSGAMRSPSLDSRKSGYITIGYRGSYTIGRDIQTDAKFRRVARITVCGKTSLAKEVFGDTLNESRDPDRPPERYTSRYYLKYNFLEQAFDKLTEAGFHMVACSSTGTCAYTSNDPNEDKIWTSYTEYVFCRDN